The sequence TTCTTCTACACAAATGAATCTTGTATCTTGTATGAGtgttttttctctaataatacTGCATAACTTTCGAAACACATCAGGATACATTCTATACCTTTCTCGAAAATGCTCTGGATCGTCATTCAATACATgttgtatataattatatcCCTTCATAGTAATTGGTCGCCGAGTTAATGGACGTTCAATTTCTTCACTATGCATCATAATCTCATTCAATGCATGAGCTACTACTTGAATCGCCATTAATAAATTCCAAATTGTTTCATAAATTTCTTCATCCTCCTGACTTTCATCATCAAAGACAAAGTCCTCTATTCCAACATGTCTATCTTCCGCCCTAAAAGTTCTTGCATCAGTATCATCATCCAATCCTAATGAGTTTCTTCCAATAGCAGTTGCATTCCCAATTACAATTTGCAGATCCTCATAGTCCTCacaagtttttgtttgaatattTGTGTCTTTTGGGTGGGActataacaaaaacaataataataataaaattatttaacagATTATGTATTCAAGTTACCAAACGgaattatttaaagaaaatttaataacCTAACCTTAAAGTAGTCTTTCCAAACTTCTTCAGGAGCAGTGAATTTCTTTGTGGTTGGATCCCACCCAAACCAAAAGCTGTGATGGAGAAGCTGTGAGTATTTTTGGTATTCTCTTTTAAAGTACTTCAGCCGACTCTGGTATTGAGAATAGGTTTTGTGACACCTAAGTTTTTCATTAACCTTGGGGAGTAGTTTGGTTTCTATAGTTGCCTTGCTTAGCATTCCATTAGCATCACGCCTTCCATGGCTTGTAGCATCAACCATGAGTTGCAACAACATTCTACTCTTTTCCACAGTCCAAGCATTATAATCTTGTTTGCTCTTCCCTTTTCCATTTACTTGTTGTGTATTTTCAGACTCCATTTTAGTGCAGCTATGAATTTTATCATGTCAATCacaaaatacaacataaaaaatatacaaaaaatgtACATCATCAACCATAGATTAAACATGACACATCTTATGTTGAATGGAAAAAGGACACAGTAGCAATTTGCAGATTTGGCGTCTGAACTCTGATTGGGGTGTATGATTTGAAAAGGGAATGATGCCATGAGTCAAACTCACGGCTTTGCCATGACATATGGTggattttgggcttttgaggTCGTTTAGGCTTCCAAAACAGCATttaaaagttgaaatttttgaattttcatttttttaatgttcatttatatttgtctcagtttttttgtttgattataGAAAGCTTgtcaattatttcaattttctatcTAGTCGTTTATAGATATTTCAGAAGAAAAAGTAGTAACAAGCATAAACCCTAGTAAACAAGGATAAACCCTAGTAACAAGCATAAACCTAATAGCAAGGAAAACACGATGAAGAAAAAatcatggaaaaagaaaacccaacaaggtattgatcaaagaaaaaatcgGGAGCATACCTTCACAGATGGAGGAAGGAAGTTGTTCGTCTTCGCAGAGAGAAAAGCTAGGGCAACAAAAAAACGTCTGATCAAATACTTGGGAGGGAGGTTGGATTTATTTTGgtatttgttatttataaCTCTCCCCTTAAAACCTACGAAAATTTATCACTTAATGAAATCCTTCCAAATATATGACCTTTCGAATACACCTAGATTTGattcaacttttttataatcctaattgaatacacccataTTTGAATGGACTCTTTAAAAGTTCATATAAGTCCGAATTGAATACGCCCAGACTTGTAAAACCTCTTttaaagtttgtataaatccaaattgaatacacccggatttttaaaatctttttaaacgCTTTATAATCCTAATTGAGGGTCCCTTAAttgtttgggattttgttttgctttaggAGAGTTTTTCCAGACCTTTTAAGGGTAGGGTTAGTTGTTTACACTATATAAGGTCACCCTAAGCTCTCTCTAGGGACGATAATATTTTCCACTATATTTTTCCACCAATTTTCGTACACCCAAAGAAATATAGAGCCAAGAATTTGCTGCTGCACTACTTGAGGAGCTTTCGAAGGTGTTTCTGTGGAGAATCCAGAGATCAAATTCATCGGCCAAATCGGTTTTATGACAACAATTCTCTTGtttcacttttcttttgtcatgaCCTAATTTTCCATGTTAGGGCTACGATGTAGCCTAACCATgaatacttaatttttatagttatattaatttctGATTACTATTCCATGTTGAGTATTTGTTACTGTTCTTAATGCTTTGAATATCTTGCcaatatttaattgatttgatGATCCAAGCGGAGACTGAGTGGAGATATTTGGTGTTTGCTTCTCGTAATAAATACCATGTCTTGAATGAGTGCCCGAGAGGGACTAACTGGACTCATGCAGTTTTCTTGCAGGTTCTCATAGAACTTAATAGGTTCTTGATTTTCTAAATCATTTGCTTGAGAGAGAATGAGTTGTTAATTAGGAATACTATTGGTTGAGTCCGAGAGGGGATATCAAATGAATTAGGAAAAACCAACTGTCAACATGGGTAGTAATTATGGTTAATTGGCTATAAGAATTAAGTGGAATTGATTATGGTGAAATTAGATGCTCTAGTGTCTCATCAACTTGATTTTCCATCATTAATTAAATTGCTATTTTTCATAATTGCTTTTGTTTACTTAAGTCAATCAATCTTCTTAATCAactgttcaaataaaattttgaattaatcataattggtagttaatagaaaattatagtctttGTGGGAACGGCACTCTACTTATTTCTATATTACTTGTGCGGATTGTGCGCTTGCAATAATTTCACAACAAGTTTTTGGCACTGTTGCCTGGGactgttttattttctattaatatcaatatattttaattcggagtttaattagaatttttatttttattttcaggtACGTTGGATTTTTCCAACACCCCCATTTATGACGGATGAAGCTAAAAGAGCAGTGAGGGAATTTGCCACCGCAATGGCAACTCCCTTAGTGATCTGATGTGCTGCTATCACCATGCTGCAAAATTCATCCGTATCAGTGGGACTcgttcttttaaaaaaaaacttcaaatgatagggaaactaaaaaaaaaaaatggagtgAGAAAATACCTTTGGCTTGCAAAGAAAGTTTTCTTCGTTATCAAATTTTGGAGACGAAGACGAGGAAGAACGTAAAAGAGAGGGAAACTGAGAATCAGACATGCAGCTTTTCAGAAATGAGAGGGAAACTgagagaaaactgaaaattttagagagAACGTAAAAGTTTAGGTCAGGTGACCAAAAAGTTTATGTAGTGTCCCAAAGATCAATTGCtctttcatttaattaaaagattagGGTGCGTAAATCTTTGGAAATCATTTGGTAAGTTAAGGTATAGGAAATGATTTCCTAGCACATGGGAAAAAAAGAGGGGAAAATGAAACCTTCCACTCCAATTGAGTTTTATTTTCCCTTCCCATGGAAAACCAAGGCCAACattaaattcaatttttatataacCAATTTGTCCCTAAGAACAATTTAGACTTAGAATGTTATCCAACAACAAagacttttcttattttttttataaattatttattcaaatttccaACTGGAGTATTTCCTTGTTACTTCCACGTCATTACCATGACGAGTTCATAATTTCCTGTCTTTTTTGCTAGTCTGTCTTACTTATTATGCATAGTTCCCTGCTTTTTTCTATCatttactttgtttttgtgttttgtaggTCAATTGAGcacaaaagtgaaaatggaGCCGATTTAGGGCATTGGTGCAATCAATAAAGTGAGAAGAAGGCCGGTGCGTGTGAAAGAAGCATTAAAGATTGAATCTTGGTAGGTGGCGTCCATAGAAAGTATCAAGAACCTATCTTGATGATCAAGAAACCTACTCTTGGAGCCTTGAAGATTGAAAAGACGTCCTTGCTGCATTCTTGAAGTtggaacaagaagaaagactCATTATGGAAGTATCTTTGATGAATCTTTCTCAAAGTGCCTTGTCATCATCCAAGTGATCAAGCAAGCCTACATGGCTGATCACATGACCTAGGCGGACATTTTTGGAGTCGGTTACAAGTTACATTAGTCAGTTATGCAATTAGGAGAGTTAGTTATCACaagaagaggaaaacaaattggatttggatttcTAATTGCAAGCTAGTTGGGCTAAGGAGTGCAACTTATAATTCCAATTGGAATAGGAAAGCTAAGTGGTGTTTTAATCACGACCTTTGATGCAAAACTACCTTACTGAAGTGTACAAATCTCAGCCATTCAAAATGCAGCTGCAACCCTAAATGATTTAATCCTAGCCCTTCATTCCATTCGTTCAATCCAAGGTATTAAATATCAGTCGTTTCAGAAATATCGAGGGTCCAAAACTCGTAAATTTCAACTGAAATATCGgtaaaaatgtaataaaattcatggaaattatttggaaaatatggaaattttgaATGAAACTTTGACACatgtttatttaatcaattatctactaatttaacaaaagaaatttataaaacttactTTCATGGTGGGACTGTGTGATTAAGATTACATATAATGTTTGTCAATAAACTTCGTTACTTATAGAATATGCTCACTTATTGTTTAAgtttagtaatttttttttttttatgaatgaataagagaaattttgaaatttttggagAAAATAATAAGACATTAAGTATTTAAAAACGTAACCAAATAAGAATATTATTTTGGGGGTTGAATATTTGgaagaaaaatgtatttttttttatttatggattgtgagaaaatataaacccATAGGAGCATGTTAAATTTTCGATATAAACACTAATttcatttatgtttatttatttttatgaataaaaaagagatcaaatatttttaaaatataaacaaaataataatattacttTGCCCTTTAGTATATTTGTGCGAAAGATGTATTTTTATATGgagtaaaaaaattgaatgagAGGACCAAGTTATTAGTGAGGCTTTTGtcttttgaaagttttttttatttatttatgagaaTAAGATTTCATTCATAAACCAAAAGGGCATACAAAAAAAGGGGCATTAGTATGTTAGGTTTAGGACTCTTAGAATTGGATTTCCTTGCCAAATGTACACTTTTATGTAATTTGTAATAACCCGattctaaattaatatttaattaataaaataatcacataaaagacaattttaccccgagaatattttaatgggttaAAAGTTGACATTTTGTttgggaaagaatttgggaattttggtGGTGCCGTTGGGTTGAGCACAtcgagatgagtccgtagacacgtagtgggctcaaatcgaaGTTGTAATGAAGAAGTTATGATATACAGAAGCCTAGTGGCATAATcgtaattttttcaaaaagagttttttaaaatatgaaatctctctctctctctctctctctctctctctctctctctctctttgtcttCTCGGTCTTCTCCTTCACACGACACCCCCTCCCCCAAACAGTATGCCGGTTGGTTTTGTGGCTGTAGTGGCCACCTCCGACTGCCATCGAAGCTAGGGCCGGTCCCAAAATGATCGGCCAGCTCCCCTCTACTCATCCCGCCCCATAGCCACCCCAGCCACCACCGTTTGTGGCCGGAATGAGCTCGATATCGGTCGATTTTTACCGAGATTTTTCGGAGCTCGTTCGGACGCTGCCAGCTACCAAATTTTGCAATATAGGTATGCTTTTTCATCCTCTGAGTGTGTTCTAGCGGCTGGTTGGGTCATTTAGGGTCAATTTCTGCGTTTTGGTTGTCAATTGAGCGATTGAAGTTTTGGCCAATTTCGACCCTTGATTTTGACCATCTCCGTccactttttggggttggtccaagaacaaagtTGCTCCATTCATTGTCCTGATCATGTAGGTTTAGGTCTTGATCGGcggtttggagattttccTGTCTCCGGAATTGCTTTGGTCCTAAAATGATCCTCATGTCGTCCCAAGCACgacggtatgctcggatttCATTTTGATTACCGTTTGATTGTCGATTGGATATAGCATATTAGGTGATATCTGGGTCTGAtttgttcggaccgttggattgatctgattttcaaatatattgatCTAGGCACTTCTAGGATCATACAGGAATTTGCAGGCCAAGAATCGGAGTCCCCGATACTCCggttcaataatttaaagtatAGATAAACGATAACCatccgatcgtgcgatcgtgagtgATCCGATCGTTCgattcagaccaaacttgccgGACAAGTATAGTAAACCTTGTTGAACTAGTAGAAACTCTCATTTCAGAaatcggaggtcgtgggccctgCGGGCCCGGTTGACCCAATTTAGAAAGTTTGACCCTCgattgaccgtgagtcttccaaAGTAGTTTCACCCTTCGAGAAGTGCTAGAACGACCGTGTAAACGAGGCTTGATTGTTTATGaactattttgtttatgtttggaTTGTGAGTTTAGGTTAATGTTTTGAGATATTTTTGGGTCTTATTATGATATTCGAAGTTTATCTTGTTAttcatttatattattattgtgagtattattaaattttatgacTGGGTGATATTGGATTAGGTTATTAGTTAATcgcttttattttctaaagGTATTATACTATGTTTGGTTGTGTAAAGTTGGGAATGGCTTATTAACTGGATTTTggtgtggacaagaaatgtcacatcccggatcggctccgccgtagcacgatattgtccgctttggcccccttgccctcacggttttgtttctgggaactcacgagaaACTTctcagtgggtcacccatcctgggattgttCTAGCCCAAACTCagttaacttcggagttcccatgactccgaagccagtgagctcccaaaatgCTTCATGCTAGATAGAGGtaggcatgtacatataaggcacatcaccccctctccattggtcgatgtgggatgttacaagaaattaattaaatgttttattatatgcttatatttaatatatatactcaGTGGCTTGAGGTCgatgaattatgaattctAGTACTCAATAATATGTGGTACACTTTAAATATAGTTGGGaactgattttattttttttggaaagttGATATAAGATTTGGAAAATTGATTTGTGGAATAAGGGAAAGCTTATAATAAGTTTCATaatatggttttcaaacccaccacagAAGTACCCCCTAGTTGCCTTGAATAGTTTTGTCCTTTATGATAATGCCCCACGAGTTTCGGGGGCGCCTGAACCGTGTGATGCGAGGATATGCATTCTTGGGCCGACAACATGTACCCCGAGTTCTGCAAGGAATGCAGCTCAGGTTGACTAAGGGTCCCCTGAGTCTTGCGAGGAATGCGGCTTGGGTTAACTTTGTGTTTTCGAGGCCTGCAAGGATGTAACAGACAGGATActaggaattgacggaatatgaatgggggtacgcctaggtggagagTATTTAAGTTTAAGAtgttttaaactaaaaaattgaGGATTTTATCTTGGTAATTATGGGCGAAGGTTTTAATATATGTTTCCTACTTAAGAGACAAGGATTAAGAGTTTTCTAAGTTATAAGGATTTTGGATAATTCAtgattattttcttaagtgaaattttattttaccatGTCGTTACCTGATTTTATATAACCGTTGTGTTCTCCTTgtatttcttttccaatttaaAAGTTATTATCCtctcattattttcttttcctttttattttcttttcatatttgattttgCAAAACAGGTGGTAAACATAAAAGTTGAATACATAACTTGTCaataaaacaaagagaaagaactacgtgtggcttgatcccttgtTAAGGGTACGTAGGAAACCTAGAGTTACTAGGTGCAATTGTGAGACCAAGTGATTGAAAAGCTGATCAGTTAAGTTATTTTGAAATATGTTAACGTATTCTTGTTGTTCCAAAAGTTGGGATCAGTTTCAGTTGGCAGAAGGATTTATTTGATATAAAGAGGCTTGAGGCCATAAAGATTTGATGTGTGGTTGCATGAATTCTATTATTGTGCATGCTGAACGGTTGTGGATATTTATATTGCTTGTTGTACAGTTGAAAAAGTTTGGGAATTGAGCCATTTATAAGGGAGACTGCCGAATTTTCAGCAGAAGTCAAACCCTAAAGAAGCTTTGGATTTCtttagaagggcaatttggtcaagtGTGCTCCACACCtaccaggtgtcggacacgcacagagtttggctcagattccaaagtgaaatttgggtcGAGTCCTGTCATAATTCCTCTTAGCTCATCTTTAGAAATTAGGCATTGGGTATTTGCTACAAAGTTGAAGTACATTGAAGAGCTTATGAGCCTACAAAACCAAGATAATTTGTGCATTCATTTACAATGGACATCATTAGGAAAATCAGCATTTGCATCCATATACTTTGTtgagatgactagtcatataGGCCAATATTTCCAGCACGGGATTTTCAACCAAGGCACTTGATTTTGCTTGTTATAAGTCTAATCATTGACTGTCAAGTGTCTTTTTGACCTACCAAAATGGCTGGGGCTCGTCTGGACTCATCAACTCtcttatttacatttttttcaaatgggttttagagagagagagagagagagttctaGTGAGAGATGGTGCATAAATtaggttttgatttttggaagAAGAGTTCATGGGTTCTTAAATTCCTTTTGGGCTTtcattgaaatttcatttctcAAACTTTTGTTAGTGATACAACGTtttcatctctcatctctttcattttcaccATTTTGAAAAACTTGGATTTCTCTATGGTTTGTCTGAGAGTGTACATGGCATAGGAATGGGTTTTCAAGCTTTCATTTTGAAAGCTACTTGTTTTTGAGAAAATCTTACCATAGCTTTGCATATCAAAGtattaatctctcatctctttcaTTTACACAATTTTGGAAAACTTAGTTTTCTCTTTGGTTTGTCAGAGAATGTTCATGGCTTCTGGAAATGAGGTTTACAAATAGCTTTTGAAATCTGCTTCTATTTTTGAAATCCACTTCATCCattgagaattttttagaGTAAAACTTTTACTTTGCATTCTCTACTTGGTAGGTTAggattttcattttgagattttgaaaattggtTTTTGAAATCTATTGTGGTTTTTTGAAATATGCATCTAGGGTTTAGTTTAAACACTTTATCATCAAATTCTCtgttgatttcttcaagaggatgatttcttgaagaaattgactATTTCATTCTAGAATCTATATTTTGTTCATGGATGACTATCCGAAGCTGAGTTGAAGTGCCATGGGGTGAAGAAGCTGATGGACTAGCTGTCATTTCCATGAAGGACAAGCTACTTGCTCAACTAAGTTTGGAAAATAAGGTTGCATAGGGAGGTAGTCCTCATTTCCTAAATAGATTTATGATTGTTTGAGCTTGTGATTACTTTTTCTGTAAGAATCTTCTTGACTTGGTGGATCGCCTGGTCGGAGTGATTTCCCCCAGTTTTTTCCAATGGTGGGTTTATGGGTAAACATTTCTGGAGTGATTCTCTAATTTTGTCACAACCCAATTCAAGAATACGGAATAGGGTGTAGGCTTTTACATTTTACAGAAAataattttaggtttgggaCATGTTATCGGAGTCCAACAGCTATGGGTAGTAAATAAAAGTCATATTTTTGTCGTTTTAGCCACGCTAATTGCATCTCtattagagcaactccaccccttagggcaaagtctaaggcaagggcaagtaAGGGCTGACattattcacgtgaatagtgtcagccttgccatttgtggttccacccacaagggcaaagtctagggcaattactattcattgtactttatttcatattttttttatactttaaatcattaattttgataatcttttgtaattaaattttcggataagattttcggatgagaatctcggttgccacgtgtcttattccatataaaattttcggatattcattaataaaaattataatctaaaattgtgccacgtgtcccatgtcagataagattttcagatatttttaaaaaattataatctcatatttcagataagattttcactctctaaaattgtgccacgtgtcccatgtctgataagattttcagatattttttttacaaatagtgatctcagatttcagataagattttcaccctctaaaattgtgccac comes from Prunus dulcis chromosome 6, ALMONDv2, whole genome shotgun sequence and encodes:
- the LOC117630351 gene encoding uncharacterized protein LOC117630351, whose protein sequence is MLLQLMVDATSHGRRDANGMLSKATIETKLLPKVNEKLRCHKTYSQYQSRLKYFKREYQKYSQLLHHSFWFGWDPTTKKFTAPEEVWKDYFKSHPKDTNIQTKTCEDYEDLQIVIGNATAIGRNSLGLDDDTDARTFRAEDRHVGIEDFVFDDESQEDEEIYETIWNLLMAIQVVAHALNEIMMHSEEIERPLTRRPITMKGYNYIQHVLNDDPEHFRERYCLVRDTFGRSHFTASKNFNKVLKALNTIAPEMLAKPGSAIPAKIRESTRFYPYFKDCIGAIDGTHIPTMVTGRDVSSYRNRHGTISQNVLAACNFDLEFIYVLSGWEGSAHDSRVLQDALTRRNGLKVPQGKFFSVDCGFPNRRQFLAPFQGVRYHLQEFGGQGPLLRFTICATEV